ctgagctcctgaccctctctctaaggctgagcccagacaccctgaggagaaagctcatttcggccgcttgtattggcgatcttgttctttcggtcactacccacagctcgtgaccataggtgagggttgggacgtagattgaccggtaaattgaaagctttgccttctggctcagctctctcttcaccacaacagaccaatggaactggatctgatccggtctggatgttgggtctttgttaataatagaacatagagtacgatctagacctgctctgtttggaaagagtctgaggagaacgtttgttgtgatttggcgctttataaataaagattgagtggATATGAAACTATAAAAATCTGAACACGTACTTGTGCATGACTCTGGagttcacctctcctctctctctacttCAAGAAAGTAAAGacaactcctctcctcctccgcctcctgctcctccgcctccctccttctctctctctctctctctctctctctctctctcacaacaatccctcactccctcactccctcactcactcgctcgctcgctctctcAGTCAGTCCCTCCTTCACTCAGCTCTCACagccccttctctctctctctctctcttactctctctgactctgactcttcaCCTCGATCATTCGCTCTCCGTCTCTCAGGTTGGAGGAAGGATGCTGCCCCACAGGCTGCTGGGTCTGCTGGGACTCCTCGTGCTGTGCATAGGTAagagaaacacactgacacGTCTGCTGATCAATCACAGGAAAATAAGGACGCGTGGTCGATGTGAGAGCTCACACATGCTTAGAGTTCAGTTCTTATCTTACCGGGGGGATTGATCCTGCAAGAAACAGAGATAAAAATAACTGTTGGACTCTAAATGCATCATAAGTGTGAGACTGTGGACGGAGAGAGAGCTTAAGACGTGTGGGAAGAGACGGATTACTCAAAGGAGACGCCACTTTGAAGACTAAACTAAAAAGCAGGCCTCTGGGAGTAAAAATAAAGAGACCACTCATCACTCAGTTCTCCACAGGTTAGCGGTGCATGTGTTTGGGATTGAGGCCATTTCACCCTCTTGTTTTCACAGCAGGGCGGGTGGTGAAGGGATGAGCTGTTTTTTATAGCAGCCTGATCCTATTGAGGGCAGTGTCGGACTCCTGTGTGAGCTAATTGCAGAGCAGGAATCTCCAGCAGCTTCAGGAAGCTACTGCCAGCCTCTGTGCTGCTGAGGGGGAGGCTTCCTGGGACTCTGAGATCTGTACGTTTGACTTCAGTGAGTCTGAATCACTGATTTCAGGTTTCACTTCTGGACTGACTCACGCAGTGATGTGTGTAGAGTTTCTTATCTCAGTTCAGTCTTCCTCTTCAGTAGCTAAACATGTCGCGTGGATCGTGAAATCTTCTTCCTCTGGCGCTCTTTCATTCAGCTTTTCTGGTTTAACTTctaaaaaagtgaagaaagcggGTCTGAACTCTGGATGGTGAACTctcatttagcaagttacagcggtgaggacaaacttcctttaacaggcagaaacctccagcaggaccagactcatgttagacacacatctgctgagaccgtgtttagtctggaaagagggatagagaagaataagagacagagggagcggtgatagtgatgagacgagtagtagtagcacATTCGTATCATCTGactatggcacccgctgacaatttgcttccaaacagcgcttcagaaacacaaaggGGTTTCTGACAAAGGGGTCGAGCTGGCCGGGATCTGTCCCTTTGAGCTGACAgatttctgctctctctgctgcccTGCACTGCGCTCAAACTTTCAGGCTACCACCTCCCATCATCCCCCTCCAGGCTCCATCTTGTTTCAAAAATCATCCCATCACTACTCAGATCTCTGTGTGTACGTTTAAACTGCACAGAGTGACGAGGCCGGAGTCAAGGGGCCAAATACAAACAGAGCTCTCGAGTGCAAACATTCTGAAAACCTGAACTAAAGGAGGAACTATTGAAGTGAAGCTATGCTCAACTCCTGTCTTACTTTGTGCACGATGCTGAGGAGTGTTTTGAGGTGTATATTTGTCACACGTCTTCCTTGGTTCCAGTATTCGTGCGTGTGCTCATGTCCTCACTTTATACAAGCCAGCTTATGACACAAACCAAGGAGAGGAGATTACGTCCCCTTCATGACAGACTGTGGACATCTGTGAGACCATAAAAACACCTCACCTCATGCAAACATGAGTCAGGCAGAATGCTACCTCTGACTGGTGAGAGGAGAACACTGACTGACATCAATTCTCAGCCGTCTTCCAGAAATCAAAGTTCTCAGATGAGTTGTTTGAATAGTTTAAAGGACTTTCTTCCAGCGTTCAGGTGCATTAAAGCAGCCTGTCTTCAGTCCAAGAAGAACCATCTGCAGGCTGAGGACGCTTTAAACAGGATCAGGAGGCTTCATGTTACCTCGACTGGCACCTTAATCCTCACATCATCGAGCTAAAGACGTCTTACTCAGCGTCGCTTACCGGACGCAGGATTGATCACAGCGTCTCCACTGAGACGTCTCGAACTTTAACCTCCGTGTTTAGATACAGAGCGAGTCGAAGGTCCcggtggtttcaggtgtttcaggtgtttcaggtgtttcaggtgtttcaggtgtttcaggtgtttaGGGTGTTTCAGGTtgtttatgaataaaaaaatagagtCATGTCCGTTTCCTTCCTCCTGGTTTTCATTGCATTGCAATCTGACATGAAATAACCGGGGCTGCACCGcgactttaaagctccagtgagtaacTTTAGGTTTGCATcatttttggcgccccctgtggacaaagtggaacCTCTTATATTGCTCCAGATTTTTCCCTTTAATAACTTCAGTCAGTTTAATATCCTGCTGAAACTCCCAAGTTCATATTCTCAGCTCTCACTCTGACTCCTCTGTTCTTCCAGGTCAGGAGGAGAGCGGCGAGGTCGAGTCCTGCGATAACTTCACAGACCTGAACCTGTCGCACTGCTTCATGGGAACCAGCCTGTACGTCCGGCTGCTGCTCTACACGCGCTCCAACCTCGACTGCGGCCGCGAGCTCGACCACCGCCACCCGTCCTCCCAGCCGCTCTTCAAGCTCCACCTCCCCACCGTCTTCGTCATACACGGCTACCGGCCCACCGGAGCGCCCCCCATCTGGATCGACCACATCGTCCGCCTGCTGGCCGAGCAGGAGGAGATGAACATCATCGTGGTGGACTGGAACAAGGGGGCGGCTAACCTCAACTACTTCACCGCTGTGACCTACACCAGGGACGCGGCTCAGAACCTGACCGGCTTCATCGTGACTATGCAGGTGATTACTCAGCGTTTTAGCCTCTTTCAGCtccttggttttttttttaagcacacAAATGTTTGTTAGCctcattattttaatgaaaaacaacaaacaggaaacaagatgGTGAACTTTAGGGAGCATTTAGGAGCAAAAGAGTGCCACcaaggtggtggagaccaaaaacatagCAAAAAGCCATTCAATATCGGCTTACATTTTATCAGGTGTTCACATACAAGACTATAACTGGATGATTATGTTGTTTTTGATATTAATGGTGGCCATTACATCCCTATTAAGAAGTATTAGAGTGTTTTTTCAGGTTATTGTGGAGTTTTCCTGCTCCCATGTGGACAATAAAAATATTACTACAGATGATTTAAACAAATGCATGACCAAACAAGCTGAATACTGACTGTTGGGACTTATAGCAAAGAGTTTAAAGTGTTTAATTTTTCTTATAAAGATGCAGGAATCATAACTAAAAGTGAAGTAACAAACCAGAAGTTCAGTGTGATGTTGTGCCCCTGAATTTTCTTCAATTCAAGGGTTGGTCAGTGGACAAGAAATGCATTATTTTTGTGCCCAACCCCAAAGACAATCCTACCATATATATTAGCTGTTTGGACTGTTTATCCAGTTGAGTGTTTTCTGCCTTATATTTCTTAAGTTATAGGCTctaaagctgtttttaaaactcgATTTACAGAGTGCATGAATTCGTCATCACATACTCTCATTAATCTCTATTTCAATTCATAAAAGAGAAGATTAGAgcttaaaaacatcaaatatgagAGTGTGTACTTTGACTGTAATGATGacttgtgtgtctgcaggaggaAGGAGCCTCTCTGAGCTCAGTCCACCTGATCGGAGTCAGTCTGGGAGCTCACCTGGCTGGATTTGTCGGCGCGAACCTGAAGGGAAGGATTGGACGAATCACAggtacataaaaacatgaacatataTCATAATAAGATTCACGcctatttttctgttttatcaaacaaacaggtttttaaagtaaaagtagtttaaaaaggcaaaattttAACTCTGCATTCAagtggttttattttaagtcatAAGTGCCTTTGAATTAAGTTGATTTATGACGCTGATGTCAAGAATTCAAACAGATTTAATTCAAccaaaagaacatttaaatatatttatgttaATTTTCAATCCACATtaccaaaaatattaaaagtggCATTCAGAAAAGATtcaaacctcctcctctctttcaggtCTGGACCCAGCAGGACCGATGTTCACCAGCGCAGCAGAGGACGAGAGGCTGGACCCGTCAGACGCCATGTTTGTGGACGTTCTTCACACCGACATGAACTGTGAGCGTAACATTTTATTAGGGGACTAAATAGTATAGTTAACAGGTGGTTATgtaaattagaatcctgacagagtGAGCCAGCTCTCACATCTTTGCCTGCTAACTGTAATCATTTTTGGACATCATGCCTGTAACtgacatttttgccacattgtcaacaggcagaggttagATTTGGCTGATCATTctgtgtgatcaggttttccttggagttgtttttgctgttgaCAATGAATCACTCTTGTTATGAGGCTTTAATCGACCATAACTGAGCATCTCTTTTTCCCGTGTGCAGCTTTCGGACTCCGAGGGTCTCACGGTCACATCGACTTTTACGCCAACGGAGGAGCTGACCAACCAGGCTGTCCCAAAACCATCTTCTCAGGTAAAAATGTGAACAAGCATGTTACCTACTGATTCTGGTGCTAGTCCAATACTTTGGTGTAAAAACTCCgtaaacaaatgaaaacctGCTCGATACTGAGGCTTACCACCTGACAAAGACCGAGAGGTAAAAACCTGACCATGGTACATTCACAGCATTGAGTAAATGTTCAGGCTTATCTTCTTTTTCATGCAGAAGCTGGTGCCTCTGTAAGATTTTAGGCTTTTTGTACATCGATCCAACCTGTAGTTGAATATGTAGTTTACTTTAGGATCAAACATTCGTTGTAAGACCATGAATGTCTAAGTCTTGATCTGGCACTAAACTGTCCTCTTCATTCTCCCTCAGGTAAATCCTACTTTGTGTGCGACCACCAGCGCTCAGTGTTTCTGTTCCTGTGCTCTCTGAACCGGACCTGCAGCCTCACAGGATACCCCTGCGCATCCTACAACGACTTCCTGGACGGGCGCTGTCTGCAGTGTGAGGCCTTCAAACCCGCCCCCTGTCCTGTGCTCGGTAGGTGGTCAAATGTCAACATGGTTCATGTCAAATGCAACCCCGCACCCCCACCCCCCGGCTTCCTTCAgctgtatgaacctgaaacagaaactgatgttcttgtgatgttcttgtaattaacgggtcttcagtttgctgaaataacaacatcatgatgcagattagtccaaagtccaaagtcaagctttgtcaggtctgtcctcaagaggagaagaaaactacgtctacaatgtttgtttgttgaatggaggtctatgaaagaggattagagacactgatgtttctttagctctgaccttcttcatggaatgttccatttgttctcagaattctgacatcatcaaagacataattctgacatcatcaaagacataattctgacatcatcaaagacagaactctgacatcatcaaagacataattctgacatcatcaaagacataattctgacatcatcaaagacagaactctgacatcatcaaagacataattctgacatcatcaaagacataattctgacatcatcaaagacagaattttgacatcatcaaagacagaactctgacatcatcaaagacagaactctgacatcatcaaagacataattctgacatcatcaaagacagaattttgacatcatcaaagacagaactctgacatcatcaaagacagaattccagaattctgtctttgatgatgtcagaattctagaacacctgctgttgctctccatacagactgtttttcctgctgacacctgatttgtggatactactcagactacagacagagaccagaacccttctcagactaaaacccagaccctgagatccagattcaacatgtctctgaatcagaatctgtaattacaggttagttgtagctgaaagtaaaaagctttgtcaggtctgtcctcaagaggagaagaaaactacgtctacaatgtttgtttgttgaatggaggtgggatccatcatttctgatgctgcgttcagggaagtcaggaaatctaaatgctgattgtctttagtgacacagcatcaagcagatttgtgtctcagtgtaaatgtttgatgtagaacagattgttagatatctgtttatagagagaaagaaatccttcaatcattacgctggattgtgtttttgctctccatgcaGACTGTTTATCCTGCAGACATCAAAATGTAAACCAGACCAGAGTTTGAGGTCTTGTGTCTGATCCCCTGTGTGGTCTCACCTGCAGGTTACGATGTCAGCAGGTGGAGAGAACCTCTGCTCCAGCTTGGACAAACCAAAGTCTTCTTCAGCACCACGGCCACGCTGCCCTACAGAAGTGAGTCCCACTTACCCACACTTCTAATCTCATTGCCTGAATTAGACTGTAATAGtgtctgtgtcctctctctctgtgtgtgtgtgtgtgtgtgtgtgtgtgtgtgtgtgtgtgtgtgtgtgtgtgtgtgtgtgtgtgtgtgtgtgtgtgtgtgtgtgtgtgtcagagctgAGCTACAGGGTGGACATGGTCACCTGGAACCAGTACCTCCGCTGGGGGGTCGTCTTCATCCGGCTGCACAGTGGCCGAAACTTCACAGAGGCTCGATTAGACCAGTAAGTGGATTCAAGATGGACTCTGTCATGAAGGAGATAGAagctgattcttcttcttctccctgagTCTCCATCCAaagctttgtcttcttcttcttgtgtttttccatGATCGAGCTTTAAGACTCTTAGCGTGGAGAAAGCCCGCGTTAATTAAAGCTTTCTTCCTCCTGAGGATAAAAGGATTAGTCGGGTTAATTTCTAGTATAAACATCTTTAGAGGTCTAGTGGAGGTAAATCTATTCCTCTAATCCTCTGCGCTGCATGTGATCGCCCCACAcctacactcacacactcacacactcacacactcacacactctgatgAGACCTTTTAATGCACccgtttaaaaaaaagaacatcctTGCACCTGGTTTGCATCCCTTACTGTACCTCTGacgtctcctcctctgtgctcgCAGTAAGCTGCTCCGGTTCGAGCAGTACACCTCCACCCGGCTGCTGGCTCAGTTTGACGAGGATCTGCAGCAGGTTCAGAAAATCTCCCTGAGGATCAACACGGGGAACGTGATCGGACCTCGATACAAAATCAGACTGCTGAGGATACGCTTCACTCCGCTGGACCGCCCTGAGAGGTCAGTACTCACGACATGCAGGCTtacgctttgtccacagggggcgccaaaatcatgTTGTAATGCGCTCTGTTTCATCTCTAGGCCCGTGATGTGCCGGTATGACATCATCATGGAGGAGAACATGGAGGTTGCTTTTCGACCTTTACCCTGCGGCTCTCGTCTTTGACTCCCTGAAAGGACgcacctcctcttcttttttctcctcttcttctacgGAAACCTCTCCAACCGACCCGGACACAGCCGACCTCCCGGGGCTACAGGGTGGTCTTCCGGCCCCCGGTTGGCCCTCCTGGTTGGACGACGAAGACGACCTGGCGTGTGCCGTGAAATACCCGGAGTACTGGAAGATTCACCTGTGGTTGTGGACTATTGAAGCCACCTGTCTGCTGCTAACGGCGGGGTTTTTAGTCACAACTTAACTGTGAGATCTGTAAACGACACAAAACCAGATAAAGGAAAACTGAGTCTTACATCAGGGTGAGATCAGATCAAAGTTCAGTATCAGGTCTGTCTCTGGCTGCAAGACCAACTTACATGCAACTTTCAGAATCTAGAACAGTCCCTTTAAATCTGATGAAACATGTATTTCTACAAAGCTCGGAACGTCTGTTTTTTTCGTACATCATCATCCAAAACCACAATTTACAAGAGACATGACTTTTACATGAAACTCAGAAGTGTTCCtaaaacataaagacacactGAAGTGCTTTAAAGACAATGTGAAGTGTTGAAAAGTAAGTAGAGCGTCAGGCAGGCACCTCTCAGGGGAGAAattgtctttaaaataatgaactAACGTCATATCTGTGAGGttgtaacacttgtttttacaTATCTAAATTCTGTTCTTTGACTTTAAAGGCTTTGATCTGCTTTTTGAATCCCAAAATTGACAccttcctttctttatttcgtgctattttgtcccttttggcatgCCGTAGCTAAGcagccgcagtgtcttcctgcttcccgcTGCAGCCATGATGGAAAACGACACAGCTGTGCTTTCGAACGCcacatcatgtttttaaaaactctcaGACGGCTCGGTTAACAAGTTGAAATAAttttcactttgtgtcaaactgaaTTAAACATCACTGAAGTACTTTGAGTTAGAGCGACCACCTACTAGCTTAGCATAGACTAcagaccacactggtgcagCATCTCACTCATTTCGAAGTCCATAATATGGACTTAGATACGATTTcagaatgcaaaataatgggATTTTAAACGTGCAATTCAAGGAAAACACAAttttttgacagccctacttcTAATATCATAATCAAGATTGTTACTTGAAATTTAGGGACAACATGCTCAaatctttttctcttccttttatCCAAAAATAACTTCAACTTTTgagcttt
This is a stretch of genomic DNA from Notolabrus celidotus isolate fNotCel1 chromosome 17, fNotCel1.pri, whole genome shotgun sequence. It encodes these proteins:
- the lipib gene encoding lipase member H gives rise to the protein MLPHRLLGLLGLLVLCIGQEESGEVESCDNFTDLNLSHCFMGTSLYVRLLLYTRSNLDCGRELDHRHPSSQPLFKLHLPTVFVIHGYRPTGAPPIWIDHIVRLLAEQEEMNIIVVDWNKGAANLNYFTAVTYTRDAAQNLTGFIVTMQEEGASLSSVHLIGVSLGAHLAGFVGANLKGRIGRITGLDPAGPMFTSAAEDERLDPSDAMFVDVLHTDMNSFGLRGSHGHIDFYANGGADQPGCPKTIFSGKSYFVCDHQRSVFLFLCSLNRTCSLTGYPCASYNDFLDGRCLQCEAFKPAPCPVLGYDVSRWREPLLQLGQTKVFFSTTATLPYRKLSYRVDMVTWNQYLRWGVVFIRLHSGRNFTEARLDHKLLRFEQYTSTRLLAQFDEDLQQVQKISLRINTGNVIGPRYKIRLLRIRFTPLDRPERPVMCRYDIIMEENMEVAFRPLPCGSRL